The genomic segment CCTCGACATCGAAGCTGGTGGTGTTGCCGGCGATGAGGTCGCCCGCCCACGTCGTGACCTCGTAGGTGCCGTTCGGGACGTCGACGGCGAAGGCCGACGTGCCGCTGATCGTGAAGTCGCGCAGCATGAGGTCGTCGCCGCCGCGGTCGCGGAATCCGTTCGACGCGGGCGCCGTGGTGAAGCCGTAGCCCTGCGCGGCGGAGTAGGCCGTGCCGGGGTGCACGCCGAGCCAGCCGGCGGCGACCGGCGTGGCCGGACCGCCGAAGTCGAACGAGTAGTCCACCTCGGCGGCGGCCGCGGGAGCCGTGACCAGGAGGGCGCTCGACGCGACGAGCGCCCCGGTGGTCGCAGCGATGATGAGCGTTCTCAGTCGTTGGGGACGACGAGTGGATCGCACGGGATCTCCCTTGATGGTGTGCGGTGGAGGGGAAAGCGTTTCCCGAGGAAACGTTTTACAGCCTTGCTCACCAGGCCGCGCACGTCAAGAGCCACGTCACGAACATCGCGCCGGCCAGCCCGGATGTTCGCCGATCCGGCCCCGCGCCGTCCCAGCAGGCGTAGCCTCCCGGGCATGACACCTTCGCCATCCGGGATCACGACGGTCGGGCAGCTCCGCGCCTCGGGCCACACGTACCGCCCGGTCCGCATCGAGATCCGCGAGAACCTCCTCGCCGCCCTCGCCGACGGCGGCGACCCGTGGCCCGGCATCCACGGCTTCGACGACACCGTGATCCCGCAGCTCGAGCGGGCGCTTCTGGCCGGCCACGACATCGTGCTGCTCGGCGAGCGCGGTCAAGGCAAGACGCGGCTCCTCCGCAGCCTCGTGGGACTGCTCGACGAGTGGTCGCCGGTGATCGAGGGGTCCGAGCTCGGCGAGCATCCGTTCCACCCCGTCACTCCGGCATCCGTCCGCCGCGCCGGCGAGCTCGGCGACGACCTGCCCGTGGTCTGGCGTCACCGCAGCGAGCGGTACGCCGAGAAGCTCGCCACTCCGGACACCTCGGTGGCCGACCTCATCGGCGACGTCGACCCGATCAAGGTCGCCGAGGGCCGTTCCCTCGGCGACCCCGAGACCATCCACTACGGGCTCGTGCCGCGCAGCAACGGCGGCATCGTTGCGATCAACGAGCTGCCCGACCTGGCCGAGCGCATCCAGGTGTCGCTGCTGAACGTCATGGAGGAGCGCGACATCCAGATCCGCGGCTACGTGCTGCGCCTCGACCTCGACGTCCTCGTCGTCGCCACCGCCAACCCCGAGGACTACACCAACCGCGGCCGCATCATCACGCCGCTGCAGGACCGCTTCGGCGCCGAGATCCGCACGCACTACCCGCAGACGATCGACGAGGAGATCGCGGTCATCCGCCAGGAGGCCGACCTCGTCGCCCTCGTGCCGACGCACCTTCTCGAGATCCTCGCGCGCTTCACGCGCAACCTGCGAGAGTCGGATGCCGTCGACCAGCGCGCGGGCGTCTCCGCGAGGTTCGCGATCGCCGGCGCCGAGACGATCGCCGCGGCCGCCCTGCACCGCGCGACGCGGCAGCACGAGGACGTCGCGGCCGCCCGGCCGGTGGACCTCGAGACCGCCGTGGACGTCCTCGGCGGCAAGATCGAGTTCGAGACGGGCGAGGAGGGGCGCGAGCGGGCGATCCTCGAGCACCTGCTGCGCACCGCCGTCGCCGACACCGCCCGTGCGCACCTGCGAGGCCTCGACGCCCGGGCGCTCGCCGACGCGCTGCACAATGGCGCGACCGTCATGACGGGGGAGCAGGTGCGAGCCGCCGACGTTCTCGCGGCGTTGCCGGTGCTCGGCGAGTCCGACCTGTACGACGAGGTCGCTCGTCGCCTGGACGCGTCGACGCCGGGCGAGCGGGCCGGCGCCGTGGAGCTCCTCCTCGAGTCGCTCTACCTCGACAAGCGCATCGGCAAGGACAGCGCGGGCGGTGAGACGGTCTATGGCTGACACGCGAGGAGGAGGCATCCGGTAATGCCACGCTCCTTCCACCGCACCCCCGCGCACATCGCCCGCTACGGGCGCTACACCGGCGGCGATCCGCTCGCGCCGCCGGTCGCCATCCAGTCCGCGCTCGAGACGATCGGTCAGGACGTGATGTCGGGAACCTCCGCCGAGCGCGCGATGCGCGAGTACCTGCGCCGTGGGGACCGCGACCGGCTCGGCCTCGACGACCTCGCCCGACGGGTCCGCGAGCGCCGCGCCGAGCTCACCCGGCGCCACCGCCTCGACGGCACGCTCGAGGAGGTCAGAAGGCTCCTCGACCGCGCCGTCCTGGAGGAGCGCAAGCACCTCGTGCGCGACGTGAACCTCGACGACGACGTGCGCGCCTTCGCCGAGATGCGCCTGGAGAACCTGCCGCCTTCGACCGCCGCGGCTGTCAACGAGCTCGCCGACTACGACTGGCAGAGCCCGAGCGCGCGCGCCGACTACGACCGCATCCGTGAGCTGCTCGGTCGCGAGCTGCTCGATCAGCGGTTCGCCGGCATGAAGAACGCGCTGGAGAATGCGACGGATGCCGATCGCCAGGCCATCCGCGACATGCTCAACGATCTCAACGACCTGCTCGAGAAGCGCCGCCTGGGCGAGGACACGCAGGAGGACTTCGACGAGTTCATGCGCAAGCACGGGGACCAGTTCCCCGAGAACCCGCAGAACCTCGACGAGCTGCTCGACACGCTCGCCGAGCGCTCCGCGGCGGCGCAGCGGATGCTCAACTCGATGACGCCCGAACAGCGCGACGAGCTGATGAGCCTGGCCGAGCAGGCGTTCGGCTCACCCGACCTCATGCAGTCCCTGTCTCGACTCGACGACAATCTGCGGTCGCTCCGGCCCGGCGAGGACTGGACGGGGTCGGCATCCTTCTCGGGCGATCAGCCGACGGGCCTCGGCGAGGCGACCGGGATCATGCAGGATCTCTCCGACCTCGATTCGCTCACCGACCAGCTCGGGCAGATGTACCCCGGCGCGCGCATGGACGACATCGACCTCGACGCGCTCGAGCGGCTCATCGGCCAGGACGCCGCCGTCAGCGCGCGCACGCTGCGCGAGCTGGAGCAGGAGCTTCGGGACACCGGGATGCTGCTGCGCGCGTCCGACGGACAGCTCCGGCTCACGCCCCGGGCGATGCGGCAGCTCGGGCGGGCTCTCCTGCGCGACATCGCGACGCGCCAGTCGGGGCGCACCGGCCGTCGCGAGACGAGGAACGTGGGCGCCGCCGGCGACCGCACCGGATCGACGCGCGAGTGGGCGTTCGGCGACACCGAGCCGTGGGATATCCCGCGCACCGTCTCGAACGCGGTGCTGCGGACCGTTCTCGACGGCGGGGACGTCGCGGCCGGCGTGCGGCTCGACACGCGAGACGTCGAAGTCGTCGAGACCGAGCAGCGCACACAGGCGGCGGTCGCACTGCTGGTCGACACGTCGTTCTCGATGGCGATGGACGGCCGGTGGGTGCCGATGAAGCGCACGGCGCTGGCACTGCACCACCTCATCTCGACGCGGTTCCGCGGCGACAAGCTGCAGCTGATCGCATTCGCGCGGCACGCCGAGGTGATCGACATCGAGCAGTTGACGGCGAAGGACGCAGTGTGGGACAAGGGCACCAACCTGCAGCACGCGCTCCTGCTCGCGCAGCGGCACTTCCGCAAGAATCCGACGGCCCAGCCGGTGCTCCTCATCGTCACGGACGGCGAACCCACCTCGCACCTGCGACCCGACGGGAGCGTGTTCTTCTCCTACCCGCCCGACCCGCACACGGTGGCGGCGACTGTGCGCGAGCTCGACAACGTGCACCGGATGGGCGCGCAGACGACGTTCTTCCGGCTGGGGGAGGACCCCGGCCTCGCCCGGTTCATCGGCGCCCTCGCGCGACGGGCCGGCGGGCACGTCGTCGCGCCGGAGCTGGACGACCTCGGCCGCGCGGTCGTCGACAGCTATCTCGGTGCCCGGCACACCGGCCGCGGTACGCCCGAGGACTTCGGCGACATGCTCCGCGGTCGGTCGTGGTGGTGGTGACGTGGAGGGTCGTCACACCTCGGAGTGATTCGTGTGGTCGCCATGCTCCCGAGCGCAGAGCGGATGGATGCCGCGGGCTCCTCGCGATGAGGAGCCCGCGCCGTTCGGTCAGCCCGACGCGCCCTTGCGCGGCTTGATGAACGCCCTCGACTCCTGGCTCGCGCGCTTCTCGGCGCGCTTCTCCTTGAGCGACGACTGCGCGACCTTCTTCGCGCCGCGTCCACGCGGTGATCTATCCGACATGACTCCTCGCTTCCCCTTCTGGCTGGCGGGTGAACCCTCGACCATAGCCCGCTTTTCGGGAAAGTCAATTCGCGACCAGAACTCAGAAAAAAACCGCTGACTTGCCTTTTTCTGAATCCCGGCTATGGTGATGGCCATGACCGCCATGGCCCGTCCCCACCGCTCGGAGCGTCTTGTCGACGCCTCCGTGGTGACGGCGGTGGTCGAGATCGCGGGCGCCCGGCACGAGGTGCTCCCGCCCCGGCGGACCGGCGCGGATGCGCTGCTCCTGCAGCCCACCCGTGGCGTCGCGCCCCCGTAGACCGGTCCTCACCGATCGGTCCATCCGGACATCCCGCGTCGCACCTGCGGCGCTTTTTTTGTACCCCGAGGAGCAAGCATGACCATCGACACCACCGCGTCGGCCCCGCTCGCCGGCGCCCAGCACGAGCTCGAGCGGCAGCTCGAAGAGCGCCTCAGCGCCCTGCAGGAGATCGAGCCGTTCGCCCTCCCGAGCATCGACCCCGTCGCGTACCAGACGGCAGCCTCTCACCGCGTCGCGATCGAGCAGATCAGCGCCGCACTGAACCGGATCACCCAGGGGACGTACGGGCGATGCACCCGCTGCGGTCGCGAGATCGCACCCGCGCGGCTCGAAGTGCTCCCGTACGCCGCCGCCTGCATCGAATGTCAGAGCCATGTCGACGCCGCGTAACTGCAAGCCGGTCGAGATCCCCTCTCTCCCACCGGTCCCCCATGCACGGGCGGCTGGGTCCCTCGCGCACCTGCGCGGCCGCGTTCTCGAGCGGGCGGGCGCGCTGCTGCACCCGCGCGCCGGCCGTGGGGTCGTGCACCGGCGGCTCGCCGGTCACCGCGACGAGCGCACCGCGGACCGGCGCGCGGACCGGGGCGACGCCGACGCCGGCCCCGCGAGCACCTTCCGCGGGGCCACGGCTCGCTTCGTCGCCCTCGGGTAGGCCAGGCCCCCGGCGCTCCTGGGGAGTGCCTCCGCAACGAGAGTGGAGCTCGCCGTCCAGCTGCGCGGAAGCGGCTCCGCCGACGCCGAACAGGTGCCGCAACGGAGTCTGTTGACCCGCCTGTGGACGAGGGCCAAGATGAGGATCGTTCGCATCGCGGCGAACCTCCGCGAGCGGGCGGCCGGGTGATCAACCCGGCTCTTCACACGCATCCGCGCAAGGGGGAACGCATGTTCCGTGAGCTCGCCGTCGCCACCGCCGTCGCATTGGTCATCTCCGGGATCGGGGTGGGGCCGGCCATGGCCAGTCCGCCGCCGGAAGAGGTCGCGGACGACGTCGGCGTGGGGGTGTACGAGGCCACCGTCGACGCGGACGGTCTCGCAACGATCGCCGAACTCGGTGTGGACCGTGCGGAGGGTGAGCTGATGGTGCAGCCCGGCGCGGACGGCACGTTCGTCGTCCAGGTCGTCCTGCCCTCGGTGCAGGCCGAGCAGGTCCGCGCCGGCGGCATCGACCTGCAGCCGGTGGTCGACGGCGGAGCTGCCGGTCCGGGGGCGCGCTCCTTCCAGGCAGAAGCGGTCGCCGAGGGCGTCTTCCGTCCCTACCTCGGCGAGGGCGGCATCGCGGAGGAGCTGGCGGCACAGGCCGCCGCGTACCCCGACATCGCGCAGCTCGTCACCTTCGGTAAGACGTGGATGGGAACGCCGATGCAGGCGGTCCGCGTGACGCGCGACCCCGGCAGGGTCGCCCAGGGCAAGCGGCCGACGACGGTGTTCCTGGCCGCACAGCACGCACGAGAGTGGATCACGCCCGAGATGGTGCGCCGCCTCCTCGACCAGGTGCTGACCTCGTACGGCAGCGACCCCAAGGTCACCGACCTGGTGCGGACCACCGAGATGTGGTTCATCCCCGTGGCGAACCCTGACGGCTACGACTTCACCTTCGAGGTGGCCCCGACGCCGGACGACCCCGGAACCCGCCTGTGGCGCAAGAACCTGCGCGACAACAACAGCAACACGGTGATCGACGGCGGCGACGGCGTCGACCTGAACCGCAACTCCCCGACGCGCTGGGGCTACGACAACGAGGGATCGTCGCCGAACCCGAGCAGCCTCACCTATCGCGGGCCGTCGCCCGGCTCCGAGCCGGAGTCCCAGGCGCTCTACGACCTGTTCGCGAAGATCACGCCTCAGTTCTTCATCAACTACCACTCCGCAGCCGAGCTCCTGCTGCACGGCATCGGCTGGCAGGTCGCGACTCCGTCGCCCGATGACGTGATCTACGAGGCGATGGTCGGTGACGACGCCGACCCGGCTGTTCCCGGCTACGACCCCGACATCTCCGCGGAGCTGTACACGACGAACGGCGACATCGACTCCCACATGCAGGAGGCGTACGGCACGCTCGGGTTCACGCCCGAGATGTCGACGTGCCTGGCGGCGGTGGCATCCGATCCCGATGACGACTGGACGGAGGCCGACTGCGGCGACAACCTGCAGGGCTTCGACTTCCCCGACGACGAGCAGCTCATCCAGGCGGAGTTCGCGAAGAACGTGCCGTTCGCCCTCGCGGTGGCCGAGTCGGCGAAAGACCCCGACGACCCGGTGTCGGTGGTCGGACGCGACGCCGAGGAGTTCCGCGTCGACACCTTCTCGGTGTCGTACGGCGACCCGCAGACGGTGGCCGTCACCGCGCAGCGCGCGCTGAAGGCCAAGAAGCTCATGTACTCGATCAACGGAGGGCGTGCCGTCCAGGCGAGCGTGTCGGAGTGGGACGGCGGAGAACGCTACGGATTCGAGAACGACGACTACTACGCCGAGTACCGGGGCGTCGTGCGCGGCGCGAAGCCCGGCGATTCCGTCGAGGTGTGGTTCACGGGCGTGGCATCGGCCAATGATCTGCCGAAGGGGGAGAAGGCGGGGCCGCGAGAGAGCGCGCACTTCACCTACGAGGTCGCCCAGGACACGGGCCACTCCGTGCTCGTCGTCGCGAACGAGGACTACAAGGGGTACAACCCCGAGACGACACCGCGCAACAACGGCCTCAAGCATCTCGGCGCGCACGTCGACGCACTCCTGGCGAACGAGGTGACGCCGGACGTCTGGGACGTGGACGCGCAGGGCGTGCCTCACGATCTCGGTGTGCTGAGCCACTACGACGCGGTGGTCTGGTACCTGGGCGACAATCGGCTGACGCAGGACCAGGAGGACGTGTTCACCTCGTACTTCGGCTCGGACATTCCCGACCTCGCGGTCGCCGAGCGCCAGCAGTACCTGACGATCGCGATGCGCGACTACCTCAACGAGGGCGGGAAGGTCGCCTACGACGGGGAGACGACCGCGTACTACGGCCTCGGAGCCGGCCTCTTCGGCGGCATCTGGTACGGCCTCGACGGGGCTCCCGAAGAGGACTGCGTCGTCACGTCCGATCCGTTCTCGGACTGCCTCCTGCTCGCCGATGACTTCACCCAGTATTGGATGGGGGCGTACGGGCGACAGGACTCCGGAGCGCAGACGGGCACCGCGGGCGTCGCTGCGCCGCTCGACGGTCTGACGCTCGAGTTCGGGGGACCGGCGACGGTCGGCAACGCGATCGACGAGGTGGGGGCGTTCATCGTGACGAGCGATGTCCTGCCGGTCGACGAGTTCCCGCAGTTCGCGAGCGAGGGCGCCGCCGAGTACCCCGACCCGTTCGACGCGGTCGAAGGCGAGTGGGCGGCAGCGGCGGGCCATATCGACGACGGCTATCAGCGGCTCGGCCGGACATACGACCTGACGGCGCTGACGGCGGCGAACGCACCGGCGTTCCAGGCGCAGATCGGGTTCGACCTCGAGGCCGGCTACGACAACGTCATCGTCGAGGCGCGTCCCGCCGGCGCCGGTGACGACGCGTGGACCACCCTTCCCGAGGCGGGCGGAGCGACGAGTCCGGCGGTTCCGACGGAGTGCGAGGCGGGCTTCCTCCTCGCGCTGCACCCGTGGCTGCTCAACTACCTGACGCCGGGCAACCCGTGCACAACTCCAGGTGCGACGGGCGACTGGAACGCCCTGACCGGCTCCTCGCTGTGGGTGCCCGTCTCGTACGACCTGAGCGCGTACGCGGGTGGCCAGGTCGAGATCGTCGTGAGCTACGTGACCGACCCGGCGACGGGCGGCCTCGGTGTCATCATCGACGACACGAAGCTGGTCAGCACGGCCGGCACGTCTCAGGCCGAGGGCTTCGAGGAGGGCCTCGGCGCTTGGCAGGTGCTCGGCGCTCCCGAGGACAGTCCGGAGAACTCCTCCGACTGGGAGCGCGCGGACGGTCTCGCCGAGCTCGCTTCCGTGACTGCCACGGAGGACACGCTGCTCTTCGGCTTCGGTCTGGAGCAGCTGGTCACCCCGGAGCAGCGGGCCCTGGTCGTCGGCCGCATGCTCGATCACTTCGGGCTCTGACCGAAACGAGCAAGGAAAACGGATGCCGCGCCGGCGCGAGCCGGGGCGGCATCCGTTCCTCTTTGCCCGCGTGCGGGTCAGTCGACGAACGCGACTCCCCGCACCGGCGCGCCGTCCCCGTCGAGCTTCAACGGGAAGAATCCGACCCGCACCTGGGCGGGGAGGTCGTCGAGCCCGGTCACGTTCTCGACGATGAGCCCGTCGCCGCCGAGCACCACGTCGTGTACCGGAAAGCCGCCGTCCGACCCGGTCGGGAAGGGACTCAGCGTGTCGACCGCGAGCACCCGCATGCCGCGCGCCATGAGCTCGCGCGCCGCAGCGGGATCGAGGGACGGATGCCGCAACCCGCGGCCCGACCCGAACCACTGCGCCCACCCGGTGTAGACGACCACGATCCCCGGCACCGCCGCGGGGATGTCGGCCGCGGCGGTCAAGGCATCCCAGCCGTACTGTTCGCCTTCGCCGACATCACGCACCCGGATCACCAGCGCGTCGCCGACGAGCTCGTCGAGCGTCACGTCGGCCATCGTCCGACCGCCGGGGACGGTGTGCGCCGGCGCGTCGACGTGGGTGCCGGTGTGGGATCCGAGGTCCAGCTGGGCGACGGCGACCCCGTCGGTCGCGAGCGTCAGGGCAGGGCGGATGGTCACCTCGGGGTCACCGGGGTAGACCATCATGCCGTCGAGGATCGGGTGACTCAGGTCGCGCAGCATCCGATCGTCACACTCCGGCAGGGCGAACGGTCACGGGCGCGTCGGCCAGATTGCCGACCGGTGTGAACGGCTCCTTGCGGCGGGTAGGCAGCGACACCAGCAGGTACAGCACGAACGTGACGAGGAACGCCGGTGCGGTGGACCCGAACGGCAGCGGCCACACGTACGCCCACACGTAGGCGAGCACAGCGCCGACCGCCCACGCGGCGATCGCGAGCCAGTTCACCCCGCCCGTGTACCAGTAGCGACCGCCCTTCGGCTGCAGGATGTCGGCCTCGTACGAGCTGCGCTTGATCAGGTAGTAGTCGACGATCATGATCGCGAAGATCGGGGCGAACAGGGCGCCGATCGTCACGAGGAACGTCGTGAACTGGGTGAGCAGCCCGAAGAACGTGGCGCCGATGATCGAGATCACGCCGAGCACGATGGCCGTCGGCAGGAACTTGATGCGCGTGCCGGGCACCGCGTTCACGACCGTGGTCACCATGCCGTAGACGACCATCGTGTTGGTGGCCATGACCGACAGGAAGATGGCGAGGCCGAACACCCAGCCGAAGGGGTCGATGATCGTGACCGGGTCGAACGGGATCGCCTCGCCGCCGCTGAGGATGACGTAACCCATGGCGGTGGCGCCGAGCGACATCGAGATGACGGTCGACAGCGTGTAGCCGACGCCCGAGCCGATGATGCTCGCGCGGGTGCTGCCGGCGAAGCGGTTGAAGTCGGCCGAGAGCACGGTCCACGAGATCGCGGTGGCGAGCACGACGTCGAACACGAGGCCGGGCGAGTAGAAGGGCTCCGCGGTGGCCGGGATGGCAGCGAACTCGGCGGGGCTGAACGAGGTGAACGCGACGACGAAGATGTAGGCGGCGATGGCGAGGATGACCGCAGCGAACCACGGCTCCACCCGGGCCACACCGGCATGCCCGAAGATGGCGAGGATCACCACGATCGTCTGGCACAGCACGGCGAAGATCACCGGGCTGGAGAAGCCGGTGACGCTCGCCACGATGTAGTCCAGCGCGATGCCGGCGAGCATCGCCTGCACCCAGCTCCAGCCCATCAGGATGAGCACGTTCGCCGCCACCGGCAGCAGGCTCCCTCGCGTGCCGAAGGGTCCGCGCGTGAGCGCCATGGTCGGCAGGCCGGTGCGCCGGCCGATCGTCCCGACGGCCACGAGCACCGCCGCGCCGGCGACCGTGCCCACCACGATCAGCAGCAGCACCAGCCCGTACGGCACGTCGGGGATGAAGAGCGTGCCGGTGAGCAGGGTGGTGACGACGAGGTTCGCCGCCAGCCAGATCATCAGCAGGCGGCCGGTCGAGTACGTGCCGCGGACGGGTCCGGCGTCGTCGGACTGGGCTTCGAGTCGCTGCTCGAGGCGGGTGTAGAGCGACATCTTCGGGGCTCCTTCGGGTGGATGCGGGACGGGGATGGGGTGCGGGAACGGGGAGATTCAGGTGAGGGGGGAGAGGTGCTCGTGCACGGCGACCAGATCGTCGCCGCGGACCGCGAAGACGATGGTCTCGCGCTCGCGGTACGACTCCGGGCCGTCGGCGGTCGTGACCGCGGTGTCGACGCTGTGGGTGAAGACGGCGCCGCCGTCGAACACCTGCACGCGGCGGTCGCTCGAGGTGCACGACGTCACGCGCCAGCCGCTCTGGAGCCACTCCTGCCACAGCCGCTCGTAGGCGGCGCGGTCGTCGAGCCGGCTCGGCTCGGTGTGGAAGACGAAGGTCGCGTCGCGTGCGAAGCCGGCGAAGTAGCGATCGGTGTCGGTTGCGGCGAACGCGTCGACGATGGCGGCCGCCGCCGCTTCGACGGCCGCGGGGTCGGGTGTCGTCATGGCTTCTCCTTCGAAGATCGGGAACGGATGCCGCTACCTCGGCGCCATCGCGCTCAGCAGCTCGTACACCACATGGCTCGCCGCCACCGCGGTCAGCTGGGCGTGGTCGTAGGCCGGGGCCACCTCGACCACGTCGGCGCCGACGATCTGCAGATCGGTCAGAGCACGCAGCATCCGGAGCAGTTCCCGGCTGGTGAGGCCGCCGGCCTCGGGGGTGCCGGTGCCGGGGGCGTGCGCGGGGTCGAGCACGTCGATGTCGATCGAGATGTAGAGCGGCTTGTCGCCGACGCGGGCGCGGATGCGTTCGACGGCCGCCTCGACGCCCTGCTCCTCGACGAACTCGCTCGAGACGATCGCGAAGCCGAGGCGCTCGTCGTCTTCGAGGTCGCTCTTGGCGTAGAGCGGGCCGCGGATGCCGACGTGCATGCTCGCCGTCAGATCGATGAGGCCCTCCTCCGACGCGCGGCGGAACGGCGTGCCGTGCGTCGTCGGCGCGCCGAAGTACGTGTCCCACGTGTCGAGGTGCGCGTCGAAGTGCAGCACCGCGACGGGACCGTGCTCGGCGTGAACCGCGCGCAGCAGCGGCAACGCGATGGTGTGGTCGCCGCCGATGACGACGAGCCGGTCGGCGCGGGTGCGAAGCTCGCGTGCGCCGGCCTCGATCTCGGCGACCGCGGCGGCGATGTCGAACGGGTTGCCGATGAGGTCTCCGGCGTCGGCGACCTGCTGCGCGCCGAATGGGAACACGTCCTGTGCCGGGTTGTACGGCCGGAGGAGGCGCGACGCCTCGCGCACGTGCGAGGGTCCGAAACGTGCGCCCGGGCGGTAGCTGACTCCGCTGTCGAAGGGCACGCCCACGACCGCCACGTCGGCGCGGCCCACTTCGTCGAGCCGGGGGAGACGCGCGAACGTCGCGATGCCGGCGAACCGGGGAACCACGCTGGCGTCGACGGGCCCGACCGGCTCGGCCTGCTGCGGGGCGTCTGTCGCGGGATCGGGATGTTGCATATATGACAACCTTTGGTACGTTACAAGCAACTGCATCCCGAAGCTACGCCCGGCGACCCGGCGCGTCAAGTGTTGGTAGGACGACCGTGCGAGCAATTCACCCCGACGCCGACCCGAACGCAACGCCCATCGGCGCCCGGCTGCGCGCCGCCCGCACCGGGCAGGGCATGTCGCTCGGTCAACTCGCCGACACCACCGGTCTGTCCAAGGGATTCCTCAGCCGGGTCGAGCGCGACGAGACGTCGCCCAGCGTGGCGACCCTGGTGCAGCTGTGCCAGGTGCTGTCGCTGCCGGTCGGCGCGTTGTTCGCCGAGCCCGAGATCCAGCGGATCTCGCTGGCCGAGGCGCCGCGCATCAACCTCGGCGGCGTCCACGCCGACGAGCGACTGATGTCGCCGCGCAGCGAGCATCGCGTGCAGCTGCTGCGGTCGGAGCTCGAGCCCGACGCCCACGGCGGCTCGGACCTCTACACGATCAACTGCGACGTCGAGGTGCTCCACGTGCTCGCCGGCAGCCTGACCGTGCGCTTCGCCGACCGGTCGGTGGAGCTGGCCCCGGGGGACGCCCTCACCTTCCCCGGGCGCGAACCGCACACCTGGCACGTCACCGGTGGCGAGCCGGCGTCGGTGCTGTGGGTGATCGTGCCGGCGCCGTGGAGCGGGTCGGCGTAGGTCCGCGGCGGTGACGTCGGCGTGCTCGCCGGCGGTGTGCTGAAGACGGATGCCTCAGCTCGTGGTCGCCAGCCAGGTGCGCACGTCCATCGCCTCGGGGAGGATCTCGCGCGTCTCGGCGGTGTCGGCCTGCAGTGGGTGGTCGTGCAGCCAGCGCCACATCGTGATGAGGTCGTTCCCGACGAAGCGGCGGAAGACGAACAGCGGCATGGGGAAGCGCGGTGGCGTGCGCCCGCGCACGTCACGGTAGATCTCGCGGCACTGCGCGATGGACCTGAGGTCCGACGCGAGGTTCAGGTCTCGCCCGGCGAAGCGATCCGGGTCGTCGAACGCCTTCGCCGCGATGGCTCCGAGGTCCCGCACGCTGAGCCATGCGACGGGGTAATCCTCTCCGAGGAGCTTCGGCATCGTGTACCAGGTGGAGGTCTGCGGAAAGTACGTCGGGTCGGTCATGAGCTCCATGAACGCCATCGGTCGCAGGACGGTCAGCGGGAGGCCGAGCCGGCGGAAGCCCTGCGCGAGCTCGATCTTGGCGTCCCACTGCTCGATGTCGCGCTTCTGATCGTCGAGCCCGGCTGACCCGTACACGACGTGCTGAACG from the Microbacterium atlanticum genome contains:
- a CDS encoding vWA domain-containing protein — its product is MPRSFHRTPAHIARYGRYTGGDPLAPPVAIQSALETIGQDVMSGTSAERAMREYLRRGDRDRLGLDDLARRVRERRAELTRRHRLDGTLEEVRRLLDRAVLEERKHLVRDVNLDDDVRAFAEMRLENLPPSTAAAVNELADYDWQSPSARADYDRIRELLGRELLDQRFAGMKNALENATDADRQAIRDMLNDLNDLLEKRRLGEDTQEDFDEFMRKHGDQFPENPQNLDELLDTLAERSAAAQRMLNSMTPEQRDELMSLAEQAFGSPDLMQSLSRLDDNLRSLRPGEDWTGSASFSGDQPTGLGEATGIMQDLSDLDSLTDQLGQMYPGARMDDIDLDALERLIGQDAAVSARTLRELEQELRDTGMLLRASDGQLRLTPRAMRQLGRALLRDIATRQSGRTGRRETRNVGAAGDRTGSTREWAFGDTEPWDIPRTVSNAVLRTVLDGGDVAAGVRLDTRDVEVVETEQRTQAAVALLVDTSFSMAMDGRWVPMKRTALALHHLISTRFRGDKLQLIAFARHAEVIDIEQLTAKDAVWDKGTNLQHALLLAQRHFRKNPTAQPVLLIVTDGEPTSHLRPDGSVFFSYPPDPHTVAATVRELDNVHRMGAQTTFFRLGEDPGLARFIGALARRAGGHVVAPELDDLGRAVVDSYLGARHTGRGTPEDFGDMLRGRSWWW
- a CDS encoding TraR/DksA family transcriptional regulator, coding for MTIDTTASAPLAGAQHELERQLEERLSALQEIEPFALPSIDPVAYQTAASHRVAIEQISAALNRITQGTYGRCTRCGREIAPARLEVLPYAAACIECQSHVDAA
- a CDS encoding M14 family metallopeptidase; translated protein: MFRELAVATAVALVISGIGVGPAMASPPPEEVADDVGVGVYEATVDADGLATIAELGVDRAEGELMVQPGADGTFVVQVVLPSVQAEQVRAGGIDLQPVVDGGAAGPGARSFQAEAVAEGVFRPYLGEGGIAEELAAQAAAYPDIAQLVTFGKTWMGTPMQAVRVTRDPGRVAQGKRPTTVFLAAQHAREWITPEMVRRLLDQVLTSYGSDPKVTDLVRTTEMWFIPVANPDGYDFTFEVAPTPDDPGTRLWRKNLRDNNSNTVIDGGDGVDLNRNSPTRWGYDNEGSSPNPSSLTYRGPSPGSEPESQALYDLFAKITPQFFINYHSAAELLLHGIGWQVATPSPDDVIYEAMVGDDADPAVPGYDPDISAELYTTNGDIDSHMQEAYGTLGFTPEMSTCLAAVASDPDDDWTEADCGDNLQGFDFPDDEQLIQAEFAKNVPFALAVAESAKDPDDPVSVVGRDAEEFRVDTFSVSYGDPQTVAVTAQRALKAKKLMYSINGGRAVQASVSEWDGGERYGFENDDYYAEYRGVVRGAKPGDSVEVWFTGVASANDLPKGEKAGPRESAHFTYEVAQDTGHSVLVVANEDYKGYNPETTPRNNGLKHLGAHVDALLANEVTPDVWDVDAQGVPHDLGVLSHYDAVVWYLGDNRLTQDQEDVFTSYFGSDIPDLAVAERQQYLTIAMRDYLNEGGKVAYDGETTAYYGLGAGLFGGIWYGLDGAPEEDCVVTSDPFSDCLLLADDFTQYWMGAYGRQDSGAQTGTAGVAAPLDGLTLEFGGPATVGNAIDEVGAFIVTSDVLPVDEFPQFASEGAAEYPDPFDAVEGEWAAAAGHIDDGYQRLGRTYDLTALTAANAPAFQAQIGFDLEAGYDNVIVEARPAGAGDDAWTTLPEAGGATSPAVPTECEAGFLLALHPWLLNYLTPGNPCTTPGATGDWNALTGSSLWVPVSYDLSAYAGGQVEIVVSYVTDPATGGLGVIIDDTKLVSTAGTSQAEGFEEGLGAWQVLGAPEDSPENSSDWERADGLAELASVTATEDTLLFGFGLEQLVTPEQRALVVGRMLDHFGL
- a CDS encoding AAA family ATPase is translated as MTPSPSGITTVGQLRASGHTYRPVRIEIRENLLAALADGGDPWPGIHGFDDTVIPQLERALLAGHDIVLLGERGQGKTRLLRSLVGLLDEWSPVIEGSELGEHPFHPVTPASVRRAGELGDDLPVVWRHRSERYAEKLATPDTSVADLIGDVDPIKVAEGRSLGDPETIHYGLVPRSNGGIVAINELPDLAERIQVSLLNVMEERDIQIRGYVLRLDLDVLVVATANPEDYTNRGRIITPLQDRFGAEIRTHYPQTIDEEIAVIRQEADLVALVPTHLLEILARFTRNLRESDAVDQRAGVSARFAIAGAETIAAAALHRATRQHEDVAAARPVDLETAVDVLGGKIEFETGEEGRERAILEHLLRTAVADTARAHLRGLDARALADALHNGATVMTGEQVRAADVLAALPVLGESDLYDEVARRLDASTPGERAGAVELLLESLYLDKRIGKDSAGGETVYG